From a single Candidatus Defluviilinea gracilis genomic region:
- a CDS encoding acylneuraminate cytidylyltransferase family protein, whose product MNIVALVPMRHHSQRVPGKNYRPLAGRPLFHHIIETLLAVPQVNQIVVDTDSAEVIDGLKGHFPSVNIINRPESLRADDVPMNEILIHDTSLFPADFYLQTHSTNPLLKPESISKAIQLLLTNYPNYDSLFSVTRLQTRLYDKDGNALNHNPKELIQTQDLPPVYEENSCIYMFTRENLLAKRHRISDKPLMFAIDADEAWDIDEELDFAICDFLMKRKSSS is encoded by the coding sequence ATGAATATTGTCGCGCTCGTCCCCATGCGTCATCACAGTCAACGCGTGCCAGGCAAAAATTATCGCCCGCTGGCTGGCAGGCCGCTGTTCCATCACATCATCGAGACTTTGCTCGCCGTGCCGCAGGTCAACCAAATCGTCGTGGATACGGACTCCGCTGAAGTGATAGACGGTTTGAAGGGACATTTCCCCTCCGTGAACATCATCAACCGCCCCGAATCCCTCCGCGCCGACGATGTGCCGATGAACGAGATTTTGATTCACGACACCAGTTTATTCCCCGCCGATTTTTATTTGCAAACCCACAGCACGAATCCCTTGCTGAAACCCGAATCAATTTCAAAAGCCATCCAATTACTACTTACCAATTACCCCAATTACGATTCGTTATTCTCCGTCACCCGCCTCCAAACCCGTCTCTACGATAAAGACGGCAACGCGCTGAATCACAACCCGAAGGAATTGATCCAGACTCAAGACCTGCCTCCCGTCTACGAAGAAAACTCCTGCATCTACATGTTCACCCGCGAGAATCTACTGGCAAAACGTCACCGCATCAGCGATAAGCCGCTCATGTTCGCCATAGACGCCGACGAAGCGTGGGACATTGACGAAGAACTCGATTTCGCCATCTGCGATTTCCTGATGAAGAGAAAATCATCTTCGTGA